In the genome of Sorangium aterium, one region contains:
- a CDS encoding type II toxin-antitoxin system Phd/YefM family antitoxin: protein MAHRYSVAEARANLPSIIEQAEAGEVVELTRRGRPVAVVLSREEFERLRSDRPSFGDVYRVFRKRHVLEEVGLERDFAASVRDRSPGRQVKL from the coding sequence ATGGCGCATCGCTACTCCGTCGCAGAAGCTCGGGCCAATCTCCCCTCCATCATCGAGCAAGCGGAAGCGGGTGAAGTCGTCGAGCTCACCCGGCGAGGTCGCCCCGTGGCGGTCGTCCTGTCCCGGGAGGAGTTCGAGCGGCTGCGCTCGGATCGACCGAGCTTCGGCGACGTGTACCGCGTGTTCCGAAAGCGGCACGTCCTTGAGGAGGTGGGCCTGGAGCGCGACTTCGCCGCGTCCGTTCGCGACCGTTCACCGGGTCGACAGGTCAAGC